One genomic segment of Candidatus Neomarinimicrobiota bacterium includes these proteins:
- the uxaC gene encoding glucuronate isomerase, protein MSYLNPDRIFDPEPAVREIARELYASVKDLPLLCPHGHVDPKLFSQNRPFPDPTELILIPDHYVFRLLYSHGISLEDFGVPTRDGSPVETDHRRIWQLFGDHYYLFAGTPTGIWLDAEFVEVFGITEKLTGESALRIYDRLLEKLQTEEFLPRNLFDSFNIEVLATTDAPFDTLEDHQMIRESGWDARIIPTFRPDPVTDLSHFEWHDNIHKLGEVCGYEITSYASYIQALEERRSFFKSMGCTATDHGIESPLTHRLSDREADTLFQRALKRQVTPDEARRFTAHMLMEMARMSAEDGLVMQIHPGAMRNHNLAVFEKFGPDKGGDIPLPTEYTRCLHELLNAYGNDPRFRVIVFTLDETNYTRELAPLAGHYPAMWLGPPWWFSDSIQGMIYFRQRITETAGFHKTVGFIDDTRAFPSIPARHDVSRRVDANFLAGQVARHIIDREDAEEIMPALAYDLSKQAYNL, encoded by the coding sequence ATGTCTTATCTGAATCCTGACCGCATATTTGACCCCGAGCCGGCAGTTCGTGAAATAGCCCGTGAATTATACGCGAGCGTGAAGGATCTACCCCTACTGTGCCCCCACGGCCATGTCGACCCCAAGCTGTTCTCGCAGAACCGGCCTTTCCCCGATCCCACCGAGCTTATTTTGATCCCCGACCACTACGTCTTCCGGCTGCTCTATTCCCATGGGATCAGCCTGGAAGACTTCGGGGTGCCCACGCGTGATGGGTCACCGGTAGAAACCGATCACCGCAGGATCTGGCAGTTGTTCGGGGATCATTACTACCTGTTCGCAGGCACGCCTACCGGCATCTGGCTGGATGCCGAGTTCGTCGAGGTATTCGGGATCACCGAAAAACTCACTGGCGAATCGGCGCTGCGCATCTATGACCGGCTTCTGGAGAAACTCCAGACCGAGGAATTTCTGCCCAGGAACCTGTTTGATAGCTTCAATATCGAGGTCCTGGCCACCACCGATGCCCCCTTTGATACCCTTGAGGATCACCAAATGATTCGCGAATCAGGCTGGGATGCCAGGATCATTCCCACCTTTCGTCCGGATCCGGTGACCGACCTGTCTCATTTTGAGTGGCACGATAACATCCACAAGCTCGGTGAGGTGTGTGGCTATGAGATCACCTCATATGCCAGCTACATCCAGGCCCTGGAGGAGCGCCGCAGCTTCTTTAAATCCATGGGATGCACGGCCACCGATCACGGAATTGAAAGCCCCCTGACCCACAGGCTGTCTGATCGCGAGGCTGACACCCTCTTTCAACGGGCTTTGAAGAGGCAGGTTACCCCAGATGAAGCCAGGCGTTTCACAGCCCATATGCTCATGGAGATGGCGCGCATGAGCGCGGAGGACGGGCTGGTCATGCAGATTCACCCGGGGGCCATGCGAAACCATAATCTGGCTGTTTTTGAAAAATTCGGTCCCGATAAGGGCGGCGACATCCCGCTCCCGACTGAATATACCCGCTGTCTGCATGAATTATTAAATGCTTATGGTAATGATCCCCGGTTCAGGGTCATTGTCTTCACATTGGACGAGACCAACTATACTCGCGAACTGGCGCCCCTGGCAGGGCATTATCCCGCCATGTGGCTGGGACCGCCCTGGTGGTTCAGTGACAGTATTCAGGGCATGATCTATTTCCGTCAAAGGATTACCGAAACGGCTGGTTTCCATAAGACTGTTGGCTTTATCGACGATACCCGCGCCTTTCCCTCCATACCTGCTCGCCATGATGTGAGTCGGCGGGTGGATGCCAATTTCCTGGCCGGTCAGGTAGCCCGGCATATAATTGATAGGGAGGATGCTGAGGAAATCATGCCTGCCCTGGCGTACGATCTGAGCAAACAGGCCTACAATCTGTAG
- a CDS encoding TRAP transporter large permease, with protein MDISIIVLIVSFILLLACNVPIAIGIGVATVLTMLFTIAPVPAITTVAQQMATGINSFALLAIPFFILSGMLMGRGGIARRLIDFAKVLVGMLPGGLAYVNILACMFFGAISGSAVAATSAVGGFMIPIMNKEGYEKNFNTAITVTAATTGLLIPPSNVLIVYSLASGGVSIAALFIAGYLPGILVGLGLMAVSAVIALLRDYPRGEWTPLLDSAKKFLDAVPSLLLIVIVIGGIIAGIFTATEASAVAVLYALFLSVVVYREVKISELPSILLKAVETTAIVMLLIGTSRAMSWILSYENIPQNISATLIALTESKFIILLVINIILLIVGTFMDMTPAVLIFTPIFLPVVMQLGMTPLHFGIMMVLNLCIGLCTPPVGSVLFVGCSIAKTSITNMIKPLLPLYVAMILALLLVTYIEDLSLMLPRLLGY; from the coding sequence ATGGATATATCGATTATTGTCCTTATTGTAAGTTTTATTCTCCTTCTGGCATGCAACGTACCGATTGCCATCGGCATTGGTGTGGCGACCGTGCTTACCATGCTGTTTACCATCGCTCCGGTTCCGGCCATCACCACCGTTGCACAGCAAATGGCCACCGGGATCAACAGTTTTGCCCTGCTCGCCATCCCCTTTTTCATTCTTTCCGGCATGCTCATGGGTCGGGGTGGAATTGCCCGGCGCTTGATCGATTTCGCCAAGGTCCTCGTTGGCATGCTGCCGGGTGGCCTGGCGTATGTCAATATACTGGCCTGTATGTTCTTCGGCGCAATTTCAGGATCGGCAGTGGCGGCCACTTCCGCCGTCGGTGGGTTCATGATTCCGATCATGAATAAGGAAGGCTATGAAAAAAACTTTAACACGGCCATCACCGTCACAGCGGCAACTACCGGTCTCCTGATCCCGCCCAGTAACGTGCTGATCGTTTACTCGCTCGCCAGCGGCGGTGTATCGATCGCCGCGCTGTTCATCGCCGGCTATCTCCCCGGCATTCTGGTGGGATTAGGACTCATGGCCGTCTCAGCCGTCATCGCATTACTTCGTGATTACCCACGGGGAGAATGGACCCCATTGCTGGATTCTGCCAAGAAATTTCTGGATGCTGTTCCCAGCCTCCTGCTGATTGTGATCGTTATCGGTGGGATTATTGCCGGCATTTTTACGGCGACGGAAGCCAGTGCGGTGGCCGTTCTCTATGCCCTATTCTTATCGGTCGTGGTTTATCGTGAAGTAAAAATCAGTGAACTGCCATCCATTCTACTTAAGGCAGTAGAGACCACTGCGATCGTCATGCTGCTGATTGGCACGTCAAGGGCCATGTCCTGGATTCTGTCCTATGAAAACATCCCCCAGAACATCAGCGCCACCCTGATCGCCCTGACCGAAAGCAAATTTATTATTCTTCTGGTCATCAATATCATTCTGCTGATCGTGGGCACGTTTATGGATATGACTCCGGCCGTGTTAATCTTCACACCCATTTTTCTCCCCGTGGTCATGCAATTAGGTATGACACCACTGCATTTCGGGATCATGATGGTCTTGAATCTCTGTATTGGCCTTTGCACCCCACCGGTCGGCAGCGTGCTGTTCGTCGGCTGTAGTATCGCTAAAACGTCGATAACAAATATGATCAAACCGCTGCTGCCGCTCTATGTGGCCATGATCCTGGCGCTGTTACTGGTGACCTATATCGAGGATTTAAGTCTCATGCTGCCGCGACTGTTAGGGTACTAA
- a CDS encoding TRAP transporter small permease, with amino-acid sequence MDKMISVITRTLGIVLVILMSANVLDVTWQVCTRFILRDPSSFTEELAGFLLIWIGLLGASYAFYTRAHLGIDVLTARLVGVKKRVVEIGISLVVLLFALFILVIGGLRLVNLTFTLNQISPAMGIPMGYVYLVLPITGILMMFFSITFIIAAIIKEPTVAEEHEVRVID; translated from the coding sequence ATGGATAAAATGATCTCAGTCATCACCAGGACACTTGGTATCGTCCTGGTCATCCTTATGTCGGCCAATGTGCTGGACGTAACCTGGCAGGTCTGCACCAGATTTATTCTTCGGGACCCCAGTTCATTTACGGAAGAGTTGGCTGGTTTTCTATTGATCTGGATCGGTCTCCTCGGTGCCAGTTATGCTTTTTATACTCGCGCCCATCTGGGCATTGATGTACTGACCGCCAGGTTGGTGGGCGTCAAGAAACGCGTCGTCGAGATTGGCATTTCCCTGGTCGTATTGTTGTTCGCCCTGTTCATTCTTGTCATCGGCGGACTGCGGCTCGTGAATCTCACATTCACCCTGAATCAAATCTCCCCGGCGATGGGCATTCCAATGGGCTACGTATACCTGGTCCTTCCGATTACCGGTATTCTGATGATGTTCTTCTCAATCACGTTCATCATCGCGGCTATAATTAAAGAACCGACGGTAGCGGAAGAACACGAAGTCAGGGTAATCGATTAG
- a CDS encoding TRAP transporter substrate-binding protein translates to MCVYLRCLVRFRLILIPFLLVLAACAGEQPVRVLKLAHVLDATHPVHKGMVYMVKRVAEESGGRMRIDIYPGGQLGQERDLIELLQIGSLAMTKVSTAPLEAFVPEMKIFGIPYVFRDDDHRWKVLNGEIGKRLLVAGEDYFLRGMCYYDAGSRSFYTKDRPVNTPADLQGLKIRVMKSITSVKMIQALGGSATPIPWGELYTSLQQGVVDGAENNPPSFYLSRHYEVCKYYSLDEHTSVPDILLMSTVVWESLSSQEQQWLQKAVEESVEYQKQLWKEACDEALREVQNGGVEIIYPDKTPFRESVREMHASYIGTPIYDLIQQIEQVE, encoded by the coding sequence ATGTGCGTATACTTAAGGTGCCTGGTGCGGTTTAGATTAATCCTCATTCCATTTCTGTTGGTCCTGGCGGCATGTGCCGGTGAACAACCCGTTAGAGTGCTCAAGCTGGCCCACGTGCTGGATGCCACCCACCCGGTCCACAAAGGCATGGTCTATATGGTCAAGAGGGTGGCGGAGGAGTCCGGTGGCCGCATGCGGATAGACATCTATCCCGGCGGTCAGCTGGGACAAGAACGGGATCTGATCGAGCTTCTCCAAATCGGTAGTCTGGCAATGACCAAGGTGTCAACCGCTCCGTTAGAAGCCTTTGTCCCTGAGATGAAGATATTTGGCATTCCCTACGTTTTCCGGGATGACGATCACCGCTGGAAAGTCTTGAACGGCGAGATTGGAAAGCGACTCCTGGTAGCGGGTGAAGATTATTTCCTGCGCGGGATGTGCTATTACGATGCCGGCAGCCGCAGCTTTTATACCAAAGACCGACCAGTAAATACACCGGCGGATTTGCAGGGATTGAAAATCCGGGTTATGAAAAGCATAACCTCGGTGAAAATGATTCAGGCGCTGGGGGGATCGGCGACCCCGATCCCCTGGGGCGAGCTATATACCTCGTTACAGCAGGGTGTGGTCGATGGTGCGGAAAACAATCCGCCGAGTTTCTACCTGTCACGGCATTACGAGGTCTGCAAATATTACAGCCTTGACGAACATACCTCCGTACCTGACATCCTGCTCATGAGCACGGTGGTCTGGGAAAGTCTTTCCTCCCAGGAACAGCAGTGGCTGCAAAAGGCGGTGGAAGAGTCCGTGGAGTATCAGAAGCAACTATGGAAGGAGGCCTGTGATGAGGCGCTCCGGGAAGTTCAAAACGGAGGCGTCGAAATTATCTATCCTGATAAAACACCATTCCGTGAATCAGTGCGGGAGATGCATGCCTCCTACATAGGAACACCCATCTACGACTTGATCCAGCAAATCGAACAGGTTGAATAG